One Nocardioides aromaticivorans genomic window carries:
- a CDS encoding transglutaminaseTgpA domain-containing protein has translation MNAPRNPSSLPSTLLLGTVALLTTWVALTAWQGFVTEPGSYLGRVAAAGAVVVLLGAVLRWRAAPRLVTIGVQVLAAALVVAWQITGSPVPSGGTLAEVGNALSTAVDSARTYSAPISPRVPPLWPLLLVCGVAFVVIVDAVACTFRRVPGAGLALLAIYSVPSGLLDQGPGWGSFVLAATGFLLLLHLDARESLQRWGRSLGPDDASPWGHGNPVREAARAGAGRIGVTATVLALVIPAFVPVLGTDFFDLGGGDGSGDIRIRKPIADMRRDLERGEDVPMVQVHTDDPDPSYLRISVLNRFTGVEWSSGDRDVAQENTASGALPEPAGLASSVPRTQYDYRVQINDHLDSTWLPTQFPAAAVQAEGDWRFDPTTMDFLAADDDLDTRGMDYTMTALEPDYGTDGRYFRDPAGGSVPDELLELPSGVPTLVRDLARSVTAPATNDYERAVILQRFFRETGGFTYDLRAAPNGTGNGTLEDFLAPSGRVGYCEQFASAMAVMARILGIPARVAVGFLEPDPIGDGVFEYSSHDLHAWPELYFAGAGWVRFEPTPSGRVESVPDYSDVSAPGSGPENTDAATSQSASSGGTATVAPNTAASKPTEPPGATADDSAGGASHTGRNLAVGGGLLVLVLLVAGLVLGPRSVRKTARRSRLGGGPDELWAELRATSLDLDLPWPDGRSPREIGTVLVDHLADPDAEPLERPRTGPDVAPQAADALERLVDAVERTRYARPGSPAAVAVAERSATEADAALVVASLTAGVTPRARRRAQWLPRSVWRPLRVSLRTRR, from the coding sequence GTGAACGCTCCGCGGAACCCGTCCTCCCTCCCCTCCACGCTCCTGCTCGGCACCGTCGCCCTGCTGACCACGTGGGTCGCGCTGACCGCGTGGCAGGGCTTCGTGACCGAGCCGGGCTCCTATCTCGGCCGGGTCGCGGCGGCCGGGGCCGTCGTCGTCCTCCTCGGCGCCGTGCTGCGGTGGCGAGCGGCTCCGCGCCTGGTGACGATCGGCGTCCAGGTCCTCGCCGCCGCGCTCGTCGTGGCATGGCAGATCACCGGATCACCGGTCCCGTCCGGCGGCACGCTCGCCGAGGTCGGGAACGCCCTGTCGACCGCCGTCGACTCGGCGCGCACCTACAGCGCGCCGATCAGTCCCCGCGTGCCCCCGCTGTGGCCACTGCTGCTCGTCTGCGGCGTGGCCTTCGTCGTCATCGTCGACGCCGTCGCGTGCACGTTCCGGCGCGTGCCCGGCGCGGGCCTGGCCCTGCTGGCGATCTACTCGGTGCCCAGCGGCCTGCTCGACCAGGGCCCCGGATGGGGCAGCTTCGTGCTCGCCGCCACCGGGTTCCTCCTCCTGCTGCACCTCGACGCCCGCGAGTCGCTCCAGCGCTGGGGGCGCTCCCTCGGCCCGGACGACGCCTCGCCGTGGGGGCACGGCAACCCGGTTCGGGAGGCCGCCCGCGCCGGTGCCGGCCGGATCGGCGTGACCGCCACCGTGCTCGCCCTCGTCATCCCGGCCTTCGTCCCCGTCCTCGGGACCGACTTCTTCGACCTCGGTGGAGGCGACGGGAGCGGCGACATCCGGATCCGCAAGCCGATCGCCGACATGCGCCGCGACCTCGAGCGCGGTGAGGACGTGCCGATGGTGCAGGTCCACACCGACGACCCCGACCCGTCGTACCTCCGCATCTCGGTGCTCAACCGCTTCACCGGCGTGGAGTGGAGCAGCGGCGACCGCGACGTCGCCCAGGAGAACACCGCGAGCGGTGCCCTGCCCGAGCCGGCCGGGCTGGCCTCGTCGGTGCCACGGACGCAGTACGACTACCGCGTGCAGATCAACGACCACCTCGACTCGACCTGGCTGCCGACCCAGTTCCCGGCCGCCGCGGTCCAGGCCGAGGGCGACTGGCGCTTCGATCCCACCACGATGGACTTCCTGGCCGCCGACGACGACCTCGACACCCGCGGCATGGACTACACGATGACGGCCCTCGAGCCCGACTACGGCACGGACGGACGCTACTTCCGCGACCCTGCCGGCGGGTCCGTTCCCGACGAGCTCCTCGAGCTCCCTTCCGGGGTCCCCACGCTGGTGCGCGACCTCGCGCGCAGCGTGACCGCCCCCGCGACCAACGACTACGAGCGCGCCGTCATCCTGCAGCGCTTCTTCCGCGAGACCGGTGGCTTCACCTACGACCTGCGCGCCGCGCCGAACGGCACGGGCAATGGCACGCTGGAGGACTTCCTCGCGCCCAGCGGACGGGTCGGCTACTGCGAGCAGTTCGCGTCGGCCATGGCGGTGATGGCGCGGATCCTCGGCATCCCGGCGCGGGTCGCGGTCGGCTTCCTCGAGCCCGACCCGATCGGCGACGGCGTCTTCGAGTACAGCAGCCACGACCTGCACGCTTGGCCCGAGCTCTACTTCGCCGGCGCCGGCTGGGTCCGCTTCGAGCCGACGCCGTCGGGCCGCGTCGAGTCGGTGCCCGACTACAGCGACGTCTCCGCGCCGGGCTCCGGCCCCGAGAACACCGACGCCGCCACCAGCCAGTCCGCGTCCAGCGGCGGCACCGCGACGGTCGCGCCGAACACCGCCGCCTCGAAGCCCACCGAGCCCCCCGGCGCCACCGCCGACGACTCCGCCGGCGGCGCGAGCCACACCGGCCGCAACCTCGCCGTCGGCGGCGGCCTGCTCGTGCTGGTGCTCCTGGTGGCCGGGCTGGTCCTCGGGCCGCGCTCGGTCCGGAAGACCGCACGGCGGTCCCGGCTCGGCGGCGGCCCCGACGAGCTCTGGGCCGAGCTGCGCGCGACGTCCCTCGACCTCGACCTGCCGTGGCCCGACGGCCGATCGCCGCGGGAGATCGGCACCGTCCTGGTCGACCACCTCGCCGATCCCGACGCGGAGCCCCTCGAGCGCCCACGCACCGGACCGGACGTCGCGCCGCAGGCGGCCGACGCCCTCGAGCGACTGGTCGACGCCGTCGAACGGACCCGCTACGCCCGGCCCGGCTCCCCCGCCGCGGTGGCCGTGGCCGAGCGGTCCGCGACCGAGGCCGACGCCGCGCTGGTCGTCGCGTCCCTCACGGCCGGCGTCACCCCGCGCGCCCGCCGGCGCGCCCAGTGGCTCCCGCGCTCGGTGTGGAGGCCTCTGCGCGTGAGCCTGCGAACGCGCAGGTGA
- a CDS encoding DUF58 domain-containing protein: protein MLRSALSSLTLRGRAFVAAGVTAIACAVVFGQESLTRVGVLVVALPLVAALVVSRRRHDPTVSRTVWPRLLRAGESARIDLAISSDRRRADGPLLVEDTLPYALGSRPRFVLQGLGQQWERTVHYPVRSDIRGRFEVGPLTVRITDPFGLVERRRQIGGTAELVVTPRVLPLPAIPLSGGWQGAGEHRPQAFASGSAEDVSVREYRRGDDLRRVHWRSSARIGDLMVRREEQPWEAHATVLIDNRQYAHRGQGPASSFESAVVAAASVVVHLEKHGYAVQLATATGAAADGSEQALRALAVLDLTAAPTLDTGWSGDQARGGVVVAVLGAHVAGDTKALRRIRHDAGAALAVALDVEQWSAARTSNGPAAAAAPLLAIGWRAAGVGPRDRLDAAWRDLGRAPSRGGMRP, encoded by the coding sequence ATGCTGCGTTCCGCGCTCTCGTCGCTGACCCTCCGCGGCCGGGCCTTCGTCGCCGCCGGCGTCACGGCGATCGCGTGTGCCGTCGTGTTCGGGCAGGAGTCGCTGACCCGGGTCGGCGTCCTGGTGGTGGCCCTGCCGCTGGTCGCCGCGCTGGTGGTCAGCCGTCGTCGCCACGACCCGACGGTGTCCCGCACGGTGTGGCCGCGCCTGCTCCGTGCCGGCGAGTCGGCGCGCATCGACCTGGCGATCTCCAGCGACCGGCGCCGCGCGGACGGACCTCTCCTCGTCGAGGACACCCTCCCCTACGCCCTCGGCAGCCGCCCCCGGTTCGTCCTCCAGGGCCTCGGCCAGCAGTGGGAGCGCACCGTCCACTACCCGGTCCGCTCCGACATCCGCGGCCGCTTCGAGGTCGGCCCCCTGACGGTGCGGATCACCGATCCCTTCGGCCTCGTCGAGCGGCGCCGCCAGATCGGCGGTACCGCCGAGCTCGTCGTGACGCCCCGCGTCCTGCCGCTCCCGGCGATCCCGCTGTCCGGCGGCTGGCAGGGCGCCGGTGAGCACCGGCCGCAGGCCTTCGCGTCGGGATCGGCGGAGGACGTGAGCGTGCGCGAGTACCGCCGCGGCGACGACCTGCGGCGCGTCCACTGGCGCAGCTCGGCCCGCATCGGCGACCTGATGGTCCGCCGCGAGGAGCAGCCCTGGGAGGCCCACGCCACGGTGCTGATCGACAACCGCCAGTACGCGCACCGCGGCCAGGGACCCGCCTCGAGCTTCGAGTCGGCCGTCGTCGCGGCGGCGTCGGTCGTCGTCCACCTCGAGAAGCACGGGTACGCCGTCCAGCTGGCCACCGCGACCGGGGCGGCCGCCGACGGGTCGGAGCAGGCGCTGCGGGCGCTCGCGGTCCTGGACCTGACCGCGGCGCCCACCCTCGACACCGGCTGGTCGGGCGACCAGGCCCGTGGCGGTGTCGTCGTCGCGGTCCTGGGCGCCCACGTCGCCGGCGACACCAAGGCCCTGCGCCGGATCCGCCACGACGCGGGTGCCGCGCTCGCCGTCGCGCTGGACGTGGAGCAGTGGTCGGCCGCGCGGACGAGCAACGGTCCGGCAGCGGCAGCGGCACCCCTGCTCGCGATCGGCTGGCGCGCGGCGGGGGTCGGCCCGCGCGACCGGCTCGACGCCGCGTGGCGGGACCTCGGACGTGCCCCGTCGCGGGGAGGGATGCGGCCGTGA
- a CDS encoding AAA family ATPase — protein MSPPQGQPAPVAPATSPATPPATPPATPPAVADVDTVARVAAQIRANVEKVIEGKSEVVGAAIVVLLAEGHLLIEDVPGVGKTMLAKALARSIDSTVRRVQFTPDLLPSDITGVSVFNQSTRAFEFRPGGVFANVVIGDEINRASPKTQSALLECMGERQVTVDNVTYQLESPFMVIATQNPVEMEGTYPLPEAQRDRFMARVSIGYPVPAAEIAMLSNHGTVNPLDDLEPVTNSAEVRKLCTIVSQVHVSDAVQRYAVSLTAATRNNPELLLGASPRATLHLVRAAKARAALHRRDFVLPDDVRALLGMVLAHRLLPSAEAAVGGRGAASILEGIAAQVPVPEPSA, from the coding sequence ATGAGCCCGCCGCAGGGCCAGCCCGCGCCCGTCGCCCCGGCGACCTCGCCGGCCACCCCGCCGGCCACCCCGCCGGCCACCCCGCCGGCCGTCGCCGACGTCGACACCGTGGCCAGGGTCGCCGCGCAGATCCGCGCGAACGTCGAGAAGGTCATCGAGGGCAAGAGCGAGGTGGTGGGCGCCGCGATCGTCGTCCTGCTCGCCGAGGGGCACCTGCTGATCGAGGACGTCCCCGGCGTCGGCAAGACGATGCTGGCGAAGGCGCTGGCCCGCAGCATCGACTCGACGGTGCGCCGGGTGCAGTTCACCCCGGACCTGCTGCCGTCCGACATCACCGGGGTCTCGGTCTTCAACCAGTCGACCCGCGCGTTCGAGTTCCGCCCCGGCGGTGTCTTCGCGAACGTCGTGATCGGCGACGAGATCAACCGCGCCTCGCCGAAGACCCAGTCGGCGCTCCTCGAGTGCATGGGCGAGCGCCAGGTCACCGTCGACAACGTGACCTACCAGCTCGAGTCGCCCTTCATGGTGATCGCGACCCAGAACCCCGTCGAGATGGAGGGCACCTATCCCCTGCCCGAGGCGCAGCGCGACCGCTTCATGGCCCGGGTGTCGATCGGCTACCCGGTGCCGGCGGCCGAGATCGCGATGCTGTCCAACCACGGCACCGTCAACCCGCTGGACGACCTCGAGCCGGTCACCAACAGCGCCGAGGTCCGCAAGCTGTGCACCATCGTCTCGCAGGTCCACGTGTCCGACGCCGTGCAGCGCTACGCCGTCTCGCTCACGGCCGCGACGCGCAACAACCCCGAGCTGCTGCTGGGCGCCTCGCCCCGCGCGACGCTCCACCTGGTGCGCGCGGCCAAGGCCCGCGCGGCGCTCCACCGTCGCGACTTCGTGCTGCCGGACGACGTACGCGCCCTGCTCGGGATGGTCCTGGCCCACCGCCTGCTGCCCAGCGCGGAGGCCGCCGTCGGCGGCCGCGGTGCGGCGTCGATCCTCGAGGGCATCGCGGCCCAGGTCCCCGTGCCCGAACCGTCCGCCTGA
- the mraZ gene encoding division/cell wall cluster transcriptional repressor MraZ, whose product MLFMGTYTPKLDDKGRLFLPAKFRDRLAEGLVVTQGQDKCLVVWPTDVFAEEAERQAARPMTNRAARRYARVLFAGGDESTPDKQGRIGIPAHLREYAGLERDVVVIGVRDRLEIWNPTAWREFQLEALEEFADLDEDDD is encoded by the coding sequence ATGCTCTTCATGGGCACCTACACCCCGAAGCTCGACGACAAGGGCCGTCTCTTCCTCCCGGCGAAGTTCAGGGATCGACTGGCGGAGGGCCTCGTGGTCACACAGGGACAGGACAAGTGCCTGGTCGTGTGGCCGACCGATGTCTTCGCCGAGGAGGCCGAGCGGCAGGCCGCGCGGCCGATGACCAACCGCGCCGCCCGGCGCTACGCACGGGTGCTGTTCGCCGGCGGCGACGAGAGCACGCCCGACAAGCAGGGCCGGATCGGCATCCCGGCCCACCTCCGGGAGTACGCGGGCCTCGAGCGCGACGTGGTCGTGATCGGTGTCCGGGACCGGCTGGAGATCTGGAACCCGACCGCATGGCGCGAGTTCCAGCTCGAGGCGCTGGAGGAGTTCGCCGACCTCGACGAGGACGACGACTGA
- the rsmH gene encoding 16S rRNA (cytosine(1402)-N(4))-methyltransferase RsmH, whose translation MGSPRHVPVLLDRVVSLLAPALERDGLADGERTVLVDCTLGLGGHTEAVLERCPHARVIGIDRDPQALAMSRERLVSYGDRFTGVLAVYDEIADVIEDQGLDHVDGVLFDLGVSSMQLDLPERGFAYAVDAPLDMRMGSTGPTAADVLNTYSAAELARVLKEYGEEKMARRIADAVVRERAVEPFTTSGRLVALLYDVIPAPARRTGGHPAKRTFQALRMEVNDELGVLRRAMPPAVDAIGVGGRVVVESYHSLEDRLVKRVFADATRLDVPDDLPFVPEGAEPSYRLVTRGSEQANAEEIEENPRAASVRLRAIERIRPSSKSSTTRGKGARR comes from the coding sequence ATGGGCAGCCCGCGCCACGTCCCCGTCCTGCTGGACCGGGTCGTCTCCCTCCTCGCGCCCGCGCTCGAGCGCGACGGCCTCGCCGACGGCGAGCGGACGGTGCTCGTCGACTGCACCCTCGGCCTCGGCGGCCACACCGAGGCCGTGCTCGAGCGGTGCCCGCACGCCCGGGTCATCGGCATCGACCGCGACCCGCAGGCGCTGGCCATGAGCCGCGAGCGGCTGGTGTCGTACGGCGACCGCTTCACCGGCGTGCTCGCGGTGTACGACGAGATCGCCGACGTCATCGAGGACCAGGGCCTCGACCACGTCGACGGTGTGCTCTTCGACCTCGGCGTCTCGTCGATGCAGCTCGACCTGCCGGAGCGCGGCTTCGCCTACGCGGTGGACGCCCCGCTCGACATGCGGATGGGCAGCACCGGCCCCACCGCGGCCGACGTCCTCAACACCTACAGCGCGGCCGAGCTGGCCCGGGTCCTCAAGGAGTACGGCGAGGAGAAGATGGCGCGCCGGATCGCCGACGCCGTCGTCCGGGAGCGGGCGGTCGAGCCGTTCACGACCTCCGGGCGCCTCGTCGCCCTCCTGTACGACGTCATCCCCGCCCCCGCCCGTCGCACCGGCGGCCATCCGGCCAAGCGCACCTTCCAGGCCCTGCGCATGGAGGTCAACGACGAGCTCGGCGTGCTGCGCCGCGCGATGCCGCCCGCGGTCGACGCGATCGGGGTCGGGGGCCGCGTGGTCGTCGAGTCCTACCACTCGCTCGAGGACCGTCTGGTGAAGCGCGTCTTCGCCGACGCGACCCGGCTCGACGTCCCCGACGACCTGCCCTTCGTGCCCGAGGGCGCCGAGCCGTCGTACCGGCTCGTGACGCGGGGGTCCGAGCAGGCCAACGCGGAGGAGATCGAGGAGAACCCCCGCGCCGCGTCCGTCCGCCTCCGCGCGATCGAGCGCATCCGTCCGTCCAGCAAGTCCAGCACCACTCGTGGCAAGGGAGCCCGCCGATGA
- a CDS encoding peptidoglycan D,D-transpeptidase FtsI family protein yields MSRPSTLRTRRGTGPRRGSPKLRMQVGFLLIAIVLSVFAGRLVQLQGLDPDSYAQMAAAEGSDHVVLPASRGEILDRNGEPLAETVDGRMIIADPAVTAKVAPQLATVLAKRLGIDYFQTLERLRVEDSRFQYVARQVPASKAEKVVADIRKEFEDEDGRPFAGLTTERDPLRIYPNDDVAANLLGFLGTPKDDGSAQALAGLEASFNKYLSGKDGEATYEVGAGNQIPLGDNTVTPAVDGRNLHLTIDRDLQFYAQRVLQQTVTRAAGKSGIAVIMDSRTGDLLALADYPTYDASDPYRYDDSLYKSSALTDVYEPGSVEKVLTVSSLVDAGLAFKEQKFRVPGQLHRQDRPIGDYWEHGMLRLTLAGIIAKSSNVGTVLAADQFHNGQLRRYLTAYGLGQRTDVGLGGETKGLLPQGAAWTSQVGDRIAFGQSLSVNAVQMAAAVNTIANGGVRIAPSLVQGEATTDKGQKVGSDVASTTRVISADAAHETMLMMERVLDPEEGVAPGAAVPGYRVAGKTGTAQRVGENGGYDGSTTVSFAGFAPADDPRFTIYVVVHSPRPGSGGGSTAGPAFSKLMSYTLRRYGVPPTGGKPNQTPVEW; encoded by the coding sequence TTGAGCCGACCCAGCACCCTCCGCACCCGCCGCGGGACCGGTCCCCGGCGAGGCTCCCCGAAGCTGCGCATGCAGGTCGGGTTCCTGCTCATCGCCATCGTGCTCTCGGTCTTCGCCGGGCGCCTGGTCCAGCTCCAGGGCCTCGACCCGGACTCCTACGCGCAGATGGCTGCCGCGGAGGGGTCGGACCACGTGGTGCTGCCGGCGTCGCGCGGCGAGATCCTCGACCGCAACGGCGAGCCCCTGGCCGAGACGGTCGACGGGCGGATGATCATCGCCGACCCGGCGGTCACCGCGAAGGTGGCGCCCCAGCTGGCGACCGTCCTGGCCAAGCGGCTCGGCATCGACTACTTCCAGACCCTGGAGCGCCTGCGCGTCGAGGACAGCCGGTTCCAGTACGTCGCCCGGCAGGTCCCGGCGAGCAAGGCCGAGAAGGTCGTCGCCGACATCCGCAAGGAGTTCGAGGACGAGGACGGCCGCCCGTTCGCCGGCCTCACCACCGAGCGCGACCCGCTGCGGATCTACCCCAACGACGACGTCGCGGCCAACCTGCTCGGCTTCCTCGGCACGCCGAAGGACGACGGCTCGGCGCAGGCGCTCGCCGGCCTCGAGGCATCGTTCAACAAGTACCTCTCGGGCAAGGACGGCGAGGCCACCTACGAGGTGGGCGCCGGCAACCAGATCCCGCTCGGCGACAACACCGTCACGCCCGCGGTCGACGGCCGCAACCTGCACCTGACGATCGACCGCGACCTGCAGTTCTACGCCCAGCGGGTCCTGCAGCAGACGGTCACCCGCGCGGCCGGCAAGTCCGGGATCGCCGTGATCATGGACAGCCGCACCGGTGACCTGCTGGCGCTGGCCGACTACCCGACGTACGACGCCTCGGACCCCTACCGCTACGACGACTCCCTCTACAAGTCGTCCGCGCTGACCGACGTCTACGAGCCCGGCTCCGTCGAGAAGGTGCTCACCGTCAGCTCGCTGGTCGACGCGGGGCTGGCCTTCAAGGAGCAGAAGTTCCGGGTGCCGGGCCAGCTCCACCGCCAAGACCGGCCGATCGGCGACTACTGGGAGCACGGCATGCTCCGGCTCACGCTCGCCGGCATCATCGCCAAGTCCTCCAACGTCGGCACCGTGCTCGCGGCCGACCAGTTCCACAACGGCCAGCTGCGCCGCTACCTCACCGCCTACGGCCTCGGCCAGCGCACCGACGTCGGCCTCGGCGGCGAGACGAAGGGCCTCCTGCCGCAGGGCGCCGCGTGGACCTCGCAGGTCGGCGACCGCATCGCCTTCGGGCAGTCGCTGTCGGTCAACGCCGTCCAGATGGCCGCGGCCGTCAACACGATCGCCAACGGCGGCGTGCGGATCGCCCCGTCGCTGGTGCAGGGCGAGGCGACGACCGACAAGGGCCAGAAGGTCGGCAGCGACGTCGCGTCGACCACGCGGGTGATCAGCGCCGACGCCGCCCACGAGACGATGCTCATGATGGAGCGGGTGCTCGACCCGGAGGAGGGCGTCGCGCCGGGCGCGGCCGTCCCCGGCTACCGCGTCGCCGGCAAGACCGGCACGGCCCAGCGGGTCGGCGAGAACGGCGGCTACGACGGCAGCACCACGGTCTCCTTCGCGGGATTCGCCCCGGCCGACGACCCGCGGTTCACGATCTACGTCGTCGTGCACAGCCCGCGACCGGGCAGTGGTGGTGGCAGCACCGCCGGTCCGGCATTCTCGAAGCTGATGAGCTACACATTGCGCCGCTACGGCGTCCCGCCGACGGGCGGCAAGCCGAACCAGACCCCGGTCGAGTGGTGA
- a CDS encoding UDP-N-acetylmuramoyl-L-alanyl-D-glutamate--2,6-diaminopimelate ligase, with the protein MVSQPTRPAHPNLTSLDDVARALGLAPDFPGTQVQGVTLDSRRVQTGDLYAALPGSRAHGAGFTGQAAAAGAAAVLTDPTGLADASGHGLPVLVVDDPRAVLGDVAALVYGHPAAALRTIGVTGTQGKTTVTRLLDGGLLASGVRSAVVGTVGTRIAGEEVKTALTTPEAPDLHGLFARMRELDVTACAMEVSSHALVMGRVDGVRFDVAVFTNLGRDHLDFHADVEDYFAAKASLFTPEHAALGLVCVDDEHGRRLVDEATIPVRTYGLAGPADWTVADVELGADGSRFTVHGPDGVRVAGVVPLPGDFNVANALAAIAAAAEAGFDPQAVADGIAASGGVPGRLERVPTGRDLTVVVDYAHKPDAVEAVLRTLRPVTRGRLVIVIGAGGDRDTGKRPVMGEIAARLADLVIVTDDNPRSEDPAAIRAEVLAGTSGGQAEVVEVGDRRTAIERAIDGAGPGDVVVVAGKGHETGQEVAGVVHPFDDREVVREVLAR; encoded by the coding sequence GTGGTGAGCCAGCCGACCCGGCCCGCACACCCGAACCTGACGTCGCTCGACGACGTCGCCCGGGCGCTGGGCCTTGCCCCGGACTTCCCCGGCACCCAGGTGCAGGGAGTCACCCTCGACTCACGTCGCGTCCAGACCGGCGACCTGTACGCCGCCCTGCCCGGCTCCCGCGCCCACGGCGCGGGGTTCACCGGGCAGGCCGCCGCGGCGGGTGCGGCTGCCGTGCTGACCGACCCCACCGGACTCGCCGACGCCTCCGGCCACGGTCTGCCCGTGCTGGTCGTGGACGATCCCCGCGCGGTGCTCGGCGACGTCGCCGCTCTGGTCTACGGCCACCCCGCCGCTGCGCTGCGCACGATCGGCGTCACCGGCACCCAGGGCAAGACCACCGTCACCCGGCTCCTCGACGGTGGCCTGCTCGCGAGCGGGGTGCGCAGCGCCGTCGTGGGCACCGTCGGGACGCGGATCGCCGGCGAGGAGGTGAAGACCGCGCTGACCACGCCCGAGGCCCCGGACCTGCACGGGCTCTTCGCCCGGATGCGGGAGCTCGACGTGACCGCCTGCGCCATGGAGGTCTCGAGCCACGCGCTCGTCATGGGTCGCGTCGACGGCGTGCGCTTCGACGTCGCCGTGTTCACCAACCTCGGCCGCGACCACCTCGACTTCCACGCCGACGTCGAGGACTACTTCGCCGCCAAGGCGTCGCTCTTCACGCCCGAGCACGCCGCCCTCGGCCTGGTCTGCGTCGACGACGAGCACGGCCGGCGCCTCGTCGACGAGGCCACGATCCCGGTCCGGACCTACGGCCTGGCCGGTCCGGCCGACTGGACCGTGGCCGACGTCGAGCTCGGCGCCGACGGGTCGCGGTTCACCGTGCACGGGCCGGACGGTGTGCGGGTCGCGGGCGTCGTACCCCTGCCGGGGGACTTCAACGTCGCGAACGCCCTGGCCGCGATCGCGGCGGCGGCCGAGGCAGGCTTCGACCCGCAGGCGGTCGCGGACGGCATCGCGGCCTCGGGCGGCGTGCCCGGGCGCCTGGAGCGGGTGCCCACCGGGCGCGACCTGACCGTCGTCGTCGACTACGCCCACAAGCCCGACGCCGTCGAGGCGGTGCTGCGCACGCTGCGGCCGGTCACGAGGGGCCGGCTGGTCATCGTGATCGGCGCCGGGGGAGACCGCGACACCGGCAAGCGGCCGGTGATGGGCGAGATCGCCGCCCGGCTGGCCGACCTGGTGATCGTCACCGACGACAACCCGCGTTCCGAGGACCCCGCCGCGATCCGGGCCGAGGTGCTGGCCGGCACCAGCGGCGGACAGGCCGAGGTCGTCGAGGTCGGCGACCGTCGTACCGCCATCGAGCGGGCCATCGACGGCGCCGGCCCGGGCGACGTCGTCGTCGTGGCCGGCAAGGGGCACGAGACCGGCCAGGAGGTCGCCGGCGTGGTCCACCCGTTCGACGACCGCGAGGTCGTGCGCGAGGTGCTCGCCCGATGA
- a CDS encoding UDP-N-acetylmuramoyl-tripeptide--D-alanyl-D-alanine ligase produces MIPLRLSEIAGVVGGELHGEDLLVAGPAYVDSRTPVPDGLFVALVGERSDGHEYAATAHAVLGSRPTGRPTVVVEDPVVALGLLARHVVDRLDVTVHAMTGSQGKTGTKDYLAAVLRTLAGEDAVVSTTGNNNNELGVPLTVLRADTSTRHLVVEMGARGIGHIAYLCGIAPPSIAAVLNVGTAHVGEFGGREQIAQAKGEIVEALGADGTAVLNADDPLVAAMAPRTQAQVLTFGETGRLRWREASLDGLGRPSFTLDLDGELCTVQLLQTGLHQIKNAAAAAAMAIAAGFTLPSVAQALGQAQAASRWRMEVTERSDGMVVVNDAYNANPDSMTAALEAVHAIAAATPGRRTVAVLGEMKELGAEHDAGHRAVGTVAAGLGIDVVVVVGDAARGIAETAADGVGEVIVTAGREEAAAWVRQNAGPEDVVLVKASRGAALEWVAEQVLEETTP; encoded by the coding sequence ATGATCCCGCTGCGCCTCTCCGAGATCGCCGGCGTCGTCGGCGGTGAGCTGCACGGCGAGGACCTGCTCGTCGCCGGTCCCGCCTACGTCGACAGCCGCACCCCCGTCCCCGACGGGCTCTTCGTCGCGCTGGTCGGCGAGCGCTCCGACGGCCACGAGTACGCCGCCACCGCGCACGCGGTCCTCGGCAGCCGCCCCACCGGCCGCCCCACCGTCGTGGTCGAGGACCCGGTCGTGGCACTCGGCCTCCTGGCCCGCCACGTGGTCGACCGCCTCGACGTCACGGTCCACGCGATGACCGGCTCGCAGGGCAAGACCGGCACGAAGGACTACCTGGCGGCGGTGCTGCGCACCCTCGCGGGGGAGGACGCCGTCGTCTCGACCACCGGCAACAACAACAACGAGCTGGGCGTCCCGCTCACCGTGCTGCGCGCCGACACCTCGACCCGGCACCTGGTGGTCGAGATGGGCGCCCGCGGGATCGGCCACATCGCCTACCTGTGCGGCATCGCGCCTCCCTCGATCGCGGCCGTCCTCAACGTCGGCACCGCCCACGTGGGGGAGTTCGGCGGCCGCGAGCAGATCGCGCAGGCGAAGGGCGAGATCGTGGAGGCGCTCGGTGCGGACGGCACGGCCGTCCTCAACGCGGACGACCCGCTGGTCGCCGCGATGGCGCCGCGCACGCAGGCGCAGGTGCTCACCTTCGGCGAGACCGGTCGGCTGCGCTGGCGCGAGGCCAGCCTGGACGGGCTCGGCCGGCCGTCCTTCACCCTCGACCTCGACGGCGAGCTGTGCACCGTCCAGCTCCTCCAGACCGGGCTGCACCAGATCAAGAACGCCGCCGCCGCGGCGGCGATGGCGATCGCCGCCGGCTTCACGCTGCCCTCCGTGGCCCAGGCGCTCGGCCAGGCGCAGGCCGCGTCGCGCTGGCGGATGGAGGTCACCGAGCGCTCCGACGGCATGGTCGTCGTCAACGACGCCTACAACGCCAATCCCGACTCCATGACGGCCGCCCTGGAGGCGGTCCACGCGATCGCGGCCGCGACCCCCGGCCGTCGTACCGTCGCGGTGCTGGGGGAGATGAAGGAGCTCGGTGCCGAGCACGACGCGGGCCACCGCGCGGTCGGCACGGTCGCGGCCGGGCTCGGGATCGACGTGGTCGTCGTGGTCGGCGACGCCGCCCGCGGCATCGCCGAGACCGCGGCCGACGGGGTGGGTGAGGTGATCGTCACGGCGGGCCGTGAGGAAGCTGCGGCCTGGGTGCGGCAGAATGCCGGACCGGAGGACGTCGTCCTCGTCAAGGCGTCCCGCGGCGCCGCCTTGGAATGGGTAGCAGAGCAGGTCCTGGAGGAGACGACGCCATGA